From a single Planctellipticum variicoloris genomic region:
- a CDS encoding DUF1559 domain-containing protein, producing MHRGVSRTGIIVLLAVTALVGWRWSLAQNGRNPVAPESLLPGDAWAYLHSGGNRGHEAAWKKTAAHEALVESGLADWINDLATQFGESNPPIELVRQAFWHSLEHGLSANLTFGEGDLPQFVLVLHGAGEYVPVAARQLSDGAVPVIREVLSGRTVYSGTIPGEPNGAWSFWQEGGHAVVTFGAGAPAAVIEAADGQRPSMAKTGEAGRTLKDDLGRTVTSVAWLDAERLRDRFQDQALPALPSGKSATVGQVLEILGVDNLRRVTSRSGFDGRECWSSLDIDADGELRGILKPLLAGGSFALKDLPALPRKTPFLSVFTLDVPGVYREGIRIAREFADLVGTDEEKAQLEEGLALLPEQLGLAPDEALLAPLDPLQVLYSDSGNGPFGMGVGLMARVNDPQRLREFLDGVLERIPFPPENGPQIVRTDKRGREVISIGQPGVPIWPSFSVDDKWLVAGLSAQSVDASLARIDGKLPAWKPTPELQPLLSRLPETMSGFQISDPRDGLRASGQLMPMLMAGIQQARQQARVADDAPLPDMPSMDLVAEPLFPNVTVCTAHAKGMTWQSRQSLPSLPLGISFEAPSVGTSAVLVALLLPAVQQAREAARRTQSKNNLRQIALALHNYHDTFNEFPAGTVAGPEKPEDRLSWMVGLLPYLDQAPLYNQMAPKGTLADEANVAARPVDIQIFLHPNAVPDPNIDGGRTDYAGVAGLGADGPTLKKGDKKAGAFGYNEARGIRDFTDGTSNTVMVGEVKVNRGPWIQGGPGTIRPLVQQPYINGAEGFGSNSTGGCHFVLADGSVRFISENIDPAVMEALVTIGGGEVLGDF from the coding sequence ATGCACCGTGGAGTGTCCCGCACCGGGATCATCGTGTTGCTCGCCGTCACGGCTCTCGTCGGATGGCGGTGGAGTCTCGCCCAGAACGGGCGAAATCCAGTCGCGCCCGAGTCGCTCCTGCCGGGCGACGCCTGGGCCTACCTGCACTCGGGAGGCAACCGCGGCCATGAGGCGGCCTGGAAAAAGACCGCCGCGCACGAAGCGCTGGTCGAGTCCGGCCTGGCGGACTGGATCAACGATCTTGCAACTCAATTCGGAGAATCGAACCCTCCCATTGAACTGGTTCGCCAGGCGTTCTGGCACTCGCTGGAACATGGCCTCTCCGCGAATCTGACGTTCGGCGAAGGCGATCTGCCACAGTTCGTGCTCGTCCTGCACGGCGCGGGCGAGTACGTCCCCGTCGCCGCCCGACAGCTTTCCGACGGAGCGGTCCCCGTGATCCGCGAAGTCCTCTCCGGACGGACGGTCTATTCGGGAACGATTCCTGGCGAGCCCAACGGGGCCTGGTCGTTCTGGCAGGAGGGGGGACATGCCGTCGTGACGTTCGGCGCCGGCGCTCCGGCCGCTGTCATTGAGGCGGCCGACGGGCAGCGGCCCAGTATGGCCAAGACGGGAGAGGCCGGTCGCACGCTCAAAGACGATCTCGGGCGAACCGTCACGTCCGTCGCCTGGCTCGACGCCGAGCGGCTCCGCGATCGGTTCCAGGATCAAGCCCTTCCGGCGCTCCCGTCCGGCAAGTCCGCGACGGTCGGCCAAGTGCTCGAAATCCTCGGCGTCGACAATCTTCGCCGCGTCACCAGCCGTTCCGGATTCGATGGCAGAGAGTGCTGGTCGTCCCTCGATATCGATGCAGACGGCGAGCTGCGCGGCATTCTGAAGCCGTTACTGGCGGGCGGAAGCTTTGCCCTGAAAGACCTGCCTGCACTGCCGCGCAAGACGCCGTTCCTGTCGGTCTTCACGCTCGACGTTCCCGGCGTCTACCGCGAAGGGATTCGCATCGCCCGCGAGTTCGCCGATCTGGTCGGCACGGATGAGGAGAAAGCCCAACTGGAAGAGGGGCTGGCGCTCCTGCCGGAACAGCTCGGGCTGGCCCCCGACGAAGCGCTCCTGGCTCCGCTCGATCCGCTGCAGGTCCTCTACTCCGATTCCGGCAACGGTCCCTTCGGCATGGGCGTCGGACTGATGGCACGGGTCAACGATCCGCAGCGGCTGCGAGAGTTTCTGGACGGAGTGCTGGAGCGGATTCCTTTTCCTCCAGAGAACGGTCCGCAGATCGTCCGGACGGACAAGCGCGGCCGGGAGGTGATCTCGATCGGACAGCCCGGCGTTCCCATCTGGCCCTCCTTCTCGGTCGACGACAAATGGCTCGTTGCCGGTTTGTCCGCTCAATCCGTCGACGCCTCGCTGGCCCGGATCGACGGCAAGCTGCCCGCCTGGAAGCCGACGCCCGAGCTGCAGCCGCTGTTGAGCCGGCTGCCGGAGACGATGAGCGGCTTCCAGATCAGCGATCCCCGCGACGGTCTGCGGGCCTCCGGACAACTGATGCCGATGCTGATGGCGGGTATCCAGCAGGCTCGCCAGCAGGCCCGCGTCGCAGACGACGCGCCTCTGCCCGACATGCCTTCCATGGACCTCGTCGCCGAGCCGCTGTTTCCCAACGTGACCGTCTGCACGGCGCACGCGAAGGGAATGACCTGGCAGTCGCGGCAGTCGTTGCCGTCGCTGCCGCTGGGGATTTCCTTCGAGGCCCCGTCGGTCGGGACCAGCGCGGTCCTCGTGGCGTTGCTGCTCCCCGCAGTTCAGCAGGCGCGCGAGGCCGCCCGTCGCACGCAGTCAAAGAACAATCTGAGGCAGATTGCCCTGGCGCTGCACAACTATCATGACACGTTCAACGAGTTCCCGGCCGGGACGGTGGCTGGTCCCGAGAAGCCGGAGGACCGCCTGAGCTGGATGGTCGGACTTCTCCCCTACCTGGATCAGGCGCCGCTGTATAACCAGATGGCGCCCAAGGGGACCCTGGCCGACGAAGCAAACGTCGCCGCCCGTCCCGTCGACATTCAGATCTTCCTGCATCCCAATGCGGTGCCCGACCCGAACATCGACGGCGGTCGAACCGACTACGCCGGTGTCGCCGGACTGGGCGCCGACGGCCCGACTCTCAAGAAGGGAGATAAGAAGGCCGGCGCGTTCGGCTACAACGAGGCTCGCGGCATCCGGGACTTCACCGACGGCACGAGCAACACCGTGATGGTCGGAGAAGTGAAGGTGAATCGAGGACCCTGGATCCAGGGCGGTCCCGGCACCATCCGGCCGCTGGTGCAGCAGCCCTATATCAACGGCGCCGAAGGATTCGGATCCAATTCCACCGGCGGCTGCCACTTCGTGCTGGCGGATGGTTCCGTGCGCTTCATCAGCGAGAACATCGATCCGGCCGTCATGGAAGCCCTCGTCACCATCGGCGGCGGCGAAGTGCTCGGAGATTTCTGA